The following is a genomic window from Acidimicrobiales bacterium.
CCCGTCTGACGCTCCTGTCGGGTCCGCCCGGAGTTGGCAAGACCACGCTGCTCGCCGAGTGGATCGCCGAACAACCCGATCGGCGGGTTGCGTGGCTCTCGGTCGACGCGCTGGACAACGACCCGATCCATTTCTGGACCTACCTCGTCGCCTCGCTTCAACGTCACGAGCCCAGCGCCGGCGTCGAAGCGCTCGACCTCCTGATGGGCGGCGAGGACGACGAGTCCCTGACGCCCGTGGAGTCACTGGCCGCCGACCTGACCGATCTCGGGCGGCCTGTGACGCTGATCCTCGATGACCTGCATCGGGTACAAGCCCGCCACGTGTTCCACGTACTCGACTACCTCGTCGGGAACTTGCCGCTCGGCTTGCGGGTGATCCTCAGCACCCGGGTCGACCCTCCGCTGGCACTCCACCGCCTCCGGGCTGGCAATGAGCTCCTCGAGCTCCGCCAATCAGACCTGCAGTTCGCGGAGTACGACGCCGAGGCCTTCTTCGAGCGCTTCGGGGGCATGCGGCTGGCACCCGCCGATGTCCAGACCCTGACCGAGCAGACCGAGGGCTGGATCGCCGGGCTGAAGCTGGCGGCGCTGTCCCTGCGCGACGAGGGAGATCCCCAAGCGTTCGTCCGGCGTTTTGCAGGACCTCACCCGACGATCTCGGACTACCTGCTCGGCGAGGTCCTGGAGCACCAGCCGACGGACACACAGGATTTCCTGCTCCAGACCTCCATCCTCCCCGAGCTCAACGCCTCGTTGTGCGACGCCGTCACCGGTCGGGCTGACAGTCATCGGCTCCTTCGGGCGCTCGAAGCGCAGAATCTCTTCATCCTCTCCGTCGACCGCGCCAAACACTCATTTCGCTACCACCAGCTGTTCGCGGAGTTGCTGCAAAGCGAGTTGCGGGCCAGGGATCGCACGGCCTGGCGCGCCGCGCACCGGCGCGCCACAGAGTGGTTCTCGAGTGAGGATCGACCATCGGATGCCATGAACCACCTGTTCGCGGGTGGTTTCCACGATGAGGCTCTGGATCTCCTCATCGAGAACGCCCCCGGCTTCTCCGACCGCACCCAGGTCCCGGAGATGCTCCAGTGGCTCGACCGGTTTCCCAAGGGATACTTCGACGCGCGCCCTCAGCGGATGCTCGATCTGGCCATGATCCTCTGCCTTGGCGGCCGCTATGCCGAGGCCGCCCGCTGCCTCGACCAGGTCGAGACCGCACTGTCAAAACAACCCGACGATGTGCAACAGGCGCGACTGACCGGCCACTGGGCCATGTGGTCCCATCTCGTCGGAGACGCAGCGCTCACTGTCGGCTGGGTGGAGAGGGCGATCAGTTCCTACCGTCCGGACGCCGACGACGGCTACTTCGATCGTTTCCCTGACGGGCTCGTGCGGTCGTGGGGATGGCTGGGCGATACCGAGCAGGCCTGGAAAGCGGGTCAACGCGTCTATCCGTTCCCGCCCGTCGCTGAGTCCGTCGCCCGGTTCCTCACGCCCGCAACGCTGTCGCAGATCCACCTGATCGAGGGACACCTGGACGAAG
Proteins encoded in this region:
- a CDS encoding LuxR C-terminal-related transcriptional regulator: MATKLRPPELPPAHVPRPALCGVLSREGTRLTLLSGPPGVGKTTLLAEWIAEQPDRRVAWLSVDALDNDPIHFWTYLVASLQRHEPSAGVEALDLLMGGEDDESLTPVESLAADLTDLGRPVTLILDDLHRVQARHVFHVLDYLVGNLPLGLRVILSTRVDPPLALHRLRAGNELLELRQSDLQFAEYDAEAFFERFGGMRLAPADVQTLTEQTEGWIAGLKLAALSLRDEGDPQAFVRRFAGPHPTISDYLLGEVLEHQPTDTQDFLLQTSILPELNASLCDAVTGRADSHRLLRALEAQNLFILSVDRAKHSFRYHQLFAELLQSELRARDRTAWRAAHRRATEWFSSEDRPSDAMNHLFAGGFHDEALDLLIENAPGFSDRTQVPEMLQWLDRFPKGYFDARPQRMLDLAMILCLGGRYAEAARCLDQVETALSKQPDDVQQARLTGHWAMWSHLVGDAALTVGWVERAISSYRPDADDGYFDRFPDGLVRSWGWLGDTEQAWKAGQRVYPFPPVAESVARFLTPATLSQIHLIEGHLDEAERLADEALMYVNLTGPDHPALTEARLTRAGVLWERDELDESEREFETSLRDAESHRRTGFAILASLGLVRIWAASGRRDQAFDLLSTCRETNRPLALPQPFATRVSAAEARLLIESSRAEASRLIGHMPASLETSFVRVRLALAEGDRVEAARLLTELEISLTTPRRRLEWQLLDARSRSPSSGHSLQAALEFAAREGFIRTFVDEGGELLPLLHQQSVAGPAWFVQDVLAAIEASAKTTAPDAEGLIDPLSDREQVVLSYLPSWVSSGEIAAELYISLNTLKSHLRSIYRKLGASSRREAVVQARSRGLL